aaatgaaataaaggaTTGACATTCTTAACTATTCAAGTTTAGGCACCTATAGCAGGTAGCAAAAAGAACCAAAAGAAACTCACGCAACTGCTCCGTCTCTGATGCTGGACAGCCTGCCATTGCTGATCCACTTTCAGCATGGACACTCAGAATGGCTTTTAACACAAAGCCCTGCAAAAGAGTTGTGCAAGTCCTAATTACAAGCATGAATGAGTTAATGATACATCATAAACTTTTCTTAACTGTTACCAAAAGGCTTCAATTAACTGCTACATTTGCCGGCAGAACACACACAACTGAAAGCCAGGGAGTACGTGGTCCTCACGCATCTATAACTTTATGGACAGATTCTTCTTGTTGCTGCATGCTTCAGCACAGCATACAAGGAACACAAGCCCTTCCCACTAATTTTATTCATTATTTCTTTCCAGTTTTAAGCGTAACATGTTTCAATGCACGCACAAacagagcacacacacaaacacacatgtgtGTACAATTTCACAATCACATACTACAGTCTACTACACTGGCCACAACGCACCTTACACAAGTTACAATTCAGCATACAAAGGTAAAACAAAAGGCAATAAATCTTGTCAAACACTTGCCTCTAAACCTGGCTGCTTCCTTTTTGTCATTAAGCCTGACACCTTGTTTCTGCTGTTTCCAAAGAACACTCGTGACTCTGGCGGAATCCCTGCCAGTGCTTGCCGCAAGCTGATCCTTGCCCTCTCCTTGCAGTCCACATGCACCAGTAACGTTCTCCCGAGCAGGTTCACCTGCACCCGTGACCACGGTGACCTGGGAAACACGCCAGGGACTTCCACTCGCTGAAACGACCTTGACCCCAAATACCTGAACGTCAAAATGTTTTGCACCAGATTGAACTGAAGGTCCAAGGCAGGCAGTCGGTGACGAGGCTGTCTCACCGTTAAAACAGAACCTTCGGAGGATTCTAAAAAGTGGCCTTTTAAACTGAGGGAGAAGTCTCCGTAGAACTTGTTGAGGAGATGTTCTGACTTGGACCTGGGTATCCTGAAGCCTGTGAAGTTGTTGTGAAGCTGCCATCCTCGTGGCTGGAGTCTGGACACACCTCTGATCTTGTGTAGCGACTTCTTGCTCAGCAGGTCCAGAcctgacaacaacacaaaaacaaaaaaaacaaattatatACAGTTGAGCAAGATTTTTCATCTAAGCATTTAAACTGAACATCAGACTATAGTACATCAGTTGAAGCAGGGATCTTATACATGTACCTCATATATAGTTGAAGAAAGACACACACTTGACCGACAGTGAAACTGTTGATATATCATTCACAAGTTGTAGCAGCCCAGGTATCCTGTATGATATGCATTtcatacaaagaaaaacaacaactattgCCTTCTACCCTTGACAGCAAAAAAGAGGAGGCCGGGACACCAGCACACCACTATAAAACTCAGTGTAAAATACCTCCTGTTTGAAGCAGATCTGAAAATTCCAAGCCATGCTGAAGTCGACATTCCGGGTACATTGTAAAAGTACATTGTACAATCAAAATGCCTTAGACATCAACTGGAAGAAAGAAACTCTAGGGTTACTaatgctgatggggtctatgtcgaccaaaagagtgggattccctgtaggtggagttcctggagggggattccctgtatacagggaataccacaggatttagttcctgtagcttgtcgctgatatcgctgaaagtcacgtgatgcttggcgacatcggtaaaatgtgatgtttttcaatcttttttttatatttcttagaaattcgagtatggtttgcaagttttattgaaaaactccaccctgtgggattccctgtatacagggaatccccctccaggaactccacctacagggaatcccactcttttaataataataataaataataaagtgtatttatattgcgcctatcccttacaaaaaacaaaaatatttggctctaagcgcattagccattacaacatgtgaaggacttggtacaatcaagtctgacaaatacaataacacaatatacagtcggtctcttaggtaaaagcagcttcgacatttaaacactgctactaaaagatcctctaacaatgcatactgctttccaatatatgcatttatgtataaacatagttaaagaacatcgagttaataggaattaaaaaaggttcttataataaaactatctagcgaacgacgaagaagaagaagaataaagctatcaatgtcaatgtataacaagtcattcaacgtaaatggccaaagaacaacaataacacaatggtgataaaacagttatactcaatggctaataacgaggcagagttaaatagtatcgacacaagattaaaacaaaacatattcccGGAGACCCATTAACAATAATAAAGCagtggtgataaaacagttttactcaatggctaataacgaggcagaattaaatagtatcaacacaagattaaaacaaaacatattcctggagacgcatttatacatgtatcaaataatcaatgtacgaaatacagccctcgcaagcaacccgcccccagccggcccacagcgcgctacgatggcaagtgacccctctcctcaatgtggcaaatactgaacagtgcacacaaccaattactcgcatatactcgtgtcgctcactcgcacacacacacaaacacacggacaacatcgaatcactcgcacaggctaggggttgaagtattgccggaagaggtgtgtttttagagaggacttgaaggaagggagagaggtagaaaggcggacagacatgggcagagagttccaaatagagggagctgtgtaggtaaaggcgcgcttgccgaaagcgttcTGTTTGACgcgtgggacaacaaggtgccctgcgtcagcggatctgaggttgcgtgtggggacgtgtggctttaagagcgaagacaggtaagaaggggcagagtcttgaaggctacggtaacacagggtagctattttatatgttatgcgtgctttgattggtagccagtgaagggtcatgaggagaggggtgacatgGTCGCGCTTGCGCTTTTGGTTGACATAGACCCTATCAGCGTTACTAATATTCTATTCTCTTCCATATTTGATAGGAATTAATGTAACGAATTCTTAGTGTGGCAGTCAGCACGGTAATTCAGCCGAGTCTGTAATTCTTCAGATAGTCAACCGAAACGGTAAATCGTCATATGACGTTGCTCTGTAAATACTGTGTGCGATGACGTAATTCTTGTGAGCCAGACAGACTCTTGTCTGGGAAACAAGATGATTTTGTAAAGGAACTGTATTATAGTAAACATTTGATTCTCGCTTTCAAAACATAGTCAAAGGTGGTTCTCTTGCGTGATCTGAAGCAAGTCAAAACACTACACTTCTGTGggtggaattccataccccaaGTCCTTTCCCACTGTGACAAGGTGTTTAAGTCACTTTGAAGGAGTCTACAATCCTGTATGTCTCTAATTTCCCTGTAGACAATGCAATCATCTGCGAACAACCTGGTTTTAGAAATGAGTTTATCTGGGAGGTCGTTGATGAAGAGGAGAAACAAAAGGGGCCCCATTACTGTTCCTTGTGGCACTCCGCTCACTACTGGGACTTGGTCTGATGTTTCACCATCTACAACTACCTGTTGGGTTCTGCCTGATAAGAATGCTTCAATCCATCTGTGGGTGGTCCCCCTAATGCCGTAATGGTCTAATTTTGCCAGGAGTCGACGGTGTGGGACACGGTCGAACGCTTTAGAAAAGTCTAATATTaccatgtctgtctgtttacctaAATCTAAGCTAGCGGCCAGTTCATGTGTGAGAGTCAGAAGTTGAGTTTCGCAGCTGCGGCGTGCTCTGAACCCGTGTTGTGCGTCTGTCGTGTATtcttgaaagagagagaacagtGTCAGCAAGAACAGAGATTATGTGCAACTCTTTTAGCTTCTTTGTAAAACCGTCACAAGGAATGAGACTTATTTCACCTTCTTGGAGTTGGACCAGTAAATGATTTAACGCAATACGTATAGGTAATCAGtacacccctccccaccccccctccccccgcccctgatcctccccacctccctcttctATTTCTACCCCCCACTAGCTATCACTGAACCCCCGGGCAGTTCTGATAACACCAGCTGCAAATCATCTTCGCAACTCTCTCCAAGTCCAAGTCTGCAGAATCTTCACTTTGATGAAGGCGGCAGtctgaagaaagaagaagagaagaatcttgaactttagcgtgttaaatttaGCATGAATATCGACTGAATTTACAATGCTGAAGTTCAAAATTACCCAGTAAATActttacattttaaaagtagTTTCTTGTCTGAAAACCACAACCCATAATTATTTCCAACCAAAACaaatttgccgccatcttgaacTAAAGCCCAACCGCAGACAAAACCGTTCCAGATGAGAACAGAAACTGAATTAGAATACATTATCAGGTTTTCTTTTCATACATATATGTCTGCATTATTATAGCTTACTAAAACTAGTTACATCGCCAAAACTCTGAAACATTCTAGTAAGATACAATTCACAACATCTTTTGGCAGAAATCGGATGTTGAATCTGAGTTCCAAGAAACGAATGCGTACATGTACATTGTATGCTAAACCGAAAGTAGAACCAAAAGTAGGAAGCCCACTGTTCGACCAACCACAGCGTGAGGAGGTGGTCATATGATTTGTACATTCCTTTCTAGTGCGGTGCCACAATGGCGACTGGTGGGGTGGACCCCGACTTAGATCATCGCAAAACATGCAGTATTTGTCTAGAATCTTTCCGAGGACGGCATCCTAAGCTGTTACCTTGCTTTCATACCTTTTGCCTGCCGTGTCTACGCCAGCTTACCTGTGATGGCACACAACAGTTATCACTGGTGTgtatttaaaaattaaaatcgACAAACTTCAAACTTGTTGAACTTGACACTTGTTCAACATTACTAGCCAGACATCTGGATGACTTGTTTTACAAGTGCAGcgtaacagacagatacagatacagatacagatactaGCATTGTAATTTGTGTATTGTAGTGtgcagacgtgtgtgtgtgtgtcattttctTTCCTTCCAAATCATGCACTGATGCAGATCCAGCCAGTGGGGTAGGGTATCAGATGTGTCATTGCATACATGTATTGAGCTGTTGGTGGAACTGGCAGCAAATTTCCCAAAAGAGTTGAGGAGCCGAAGACAGAGAGACCAAAAATTaacaagaatttgttttaattgAAGAACTATTCTGACATATTGATTCGATCATTTTGTCATGACGAATTCATGTCAGTGTCCAGATTTAGCCCTGTGTATGCTTCATTGTCGCACTGACTGTATCTCACAATTCACTCTTCTTTCAGGCTTTTAGGTCAATTCCACAGGACTGTATCTAGAGTATGCCAAATTCATAGTGTGCACTTGTGTTTatattatgtatttatttatatatttaggAGGGCCCACAGAATGAAGGAGAGAGGACTGAGGGTGAAACCACAAAAAGACGCACACTGATTTGTCCTACCTGTAGAGCAGTGACACCTGTTCCACCTGGGGGAGTTGGTTACATGCAGGTGAGATTGTTAGATTGAAATATATACACATTGTCTTGGGCACTTGGGGCTGAGCTAAAGTATATCGGGCGCCTGCTCTTCCGCCTCAGCAGTTTTTAGAACTACTCTTGACTTGACTttcttgacttattcctgtagactccctgtggagcatagggccgcaacaacTCCTCGCCAACGCACCCGGTTCTGGGCAGCTCCTTTTTAGAACTACTCTTGTAACTTTAATCATAACTTCCACCCTTTCAAAAAgaaatatctttcgatagaagGCATTTTTTATAGCTCAAGTTGTGAAGCATTAGTTTCTATCTTACAGCGCCGAAGAATAGTTCACACCCAAAATGTATCTTTTTCATCTGAGAAAACCACTATTGGCCCAAACAGTTTTGAATTGGGAGAAGCCCTCAGAGCGCACGCGACCCATCAGTTAATGTTTGTTTGCATGGCTATGAGCCTGGAAGTGTACATTTTTAAcattatatttatatatatgttctgATTAATGTCTCTTGAACTAGATATAATAAACTTGTGCTTGAGTATGATGCCATTATTTTTTGTTAGATACCAAGATATTTTAACAAAATAAAGGTTGCTGGACActttcagaagaagaaaaaaaccatattATACATAGAGAGAAGTTTCAGCCTCTCTCGCAGATTGGTCCAGGTAACCTATGACTGTGTAATGATTGggtttttttatctttttttaatttttttatagaTCTCATCTgcataaaaaacatattttgtcAAAACCAGCAGAAAATTTAGAAGaaggaaatatatatatatatatacaatacaCACAAAGGGATAGAATTGGAAACATTTTGTTCGTTATTCAAACGCTGCAGCCAGTCTTCTTGATGTTTAAACACTGTTATTTTCAGAACAACTTTTACCTTGAAGAGGAAAGTCTGTCAGCCCCAGCCTGTGACCTGTGTGACGGAGAGCAGACGGCAAAATACAGCTGCACAAAATGCCCCAACAAAGTGTGCTCCCAGTGCCGACGTTACCATGATAAATGCTGCCAGGCAACAGGCCTCATAGAGATCAACCAAAAGCAAACCAGAGATAGCAGCTCGGTGAAGAAAGACCAGCAGATCCAGCTAGTTGAGAAGGTTGTGAAGACCCTCAGAGGCAAGAAGGACAAGCTTACTctggagagcgagagagagaagcaaAAAATTGATGGTGATTATGCAAAATTGTTGCAGCATGCAGGCACAGTTCACAGTGCAAGCCAAAAGAGCCTGGAGAATGCAACGGAATGTATGGCAGAGAGGATTCAAAGAAAGATGGATGAGGCAGATAGCAAGCTGAGAAAACTGCAGAGACAATGCTCCGGGCAGTCTGCAAGTTCCCAAGATGTTCAGCTGGATGTCCTCAGTGAAGCTGATGTCCAGCGTTATTTTGATGTCCTAAAAGAGGCTGATGAAGAAACCATGCTAGAGTACAAGCTTGATGACACGACCATGAGTCCTCTGATGAACTCCCTGAGTGACTTTGTGAATACAGTTGCACAGACATCACATGGCCCTGGCATGACTTCAGCTACTGAGTCTCCTGAAGCTGCAAGCTCACACCTCTCTGGCAATCAGAAGACACCAGTGGAAGCAAGTGAGCAGGGTAACACAGCTGGTCAGGTCTTGGTTGGCTTTTTGGACATTGCTACAAAGGTGGATCAGCTGAGCAAAGATTTTGCTGAATGTAAGAAGCTTGTCGCAGAGCTACAGACTGACAATGCTGCTCTGCACAAAGAGATGGCAACTGTAACCGCCAAGAACACAAGCCTTtgtacaactattgcaacactGGAGAAAGATGCTTTGGCACAGAAAGAATCCAATAAAGATCTTGCAGAGTGTGGAAAGCTTGTCAAAGAACTGCAGACTGACACTCAGGCTCTGCACAGAGGGATGACGAGTACAGCTGATAAAAACATGACACTGGAGAAAGAGATGGTGGCACTGAAAGAAACAAGCACCACCACACAAGGAGACCTTTCATCACTGAAAACAAACGTGACAGCATTGCAGAAAGATGTTGGAAGTCTATCACAAGATGTAACTTCTGAGAAGACAGACCTTGGGCAACTTCAGAAAGACAAGACATCAATAAACAGGAATATTTCCTCTCTGCAGACTGGTTTGTCAAAGCTGAAGAGCACAGTTGCATCCAATCAAACCACAGTGTCATCACTGGAGACCAATCTTGGTGAGTACTTTTCTCATGAATATACTATATAGCCCAGCTAATGCAGATAAAGTTATCAAGTAGTTGCAGTTCGCCAGTTGTTTTTCAAATAATTATGTTAATTGCAGGCCAAAATAGCTCAATGAAACTGAAAGACAAATATTGTTCGATCACAAACTAAAACATTATTTTTGAAAAGTTATGATTATTGTCTTCCAGCTCCTGAAATTCAGgaactggtgtgtgtgtgtgtgtgtggatgtgtgcgtgtgcatgtgtgtgtatatatgtgtgtgtgtgggtgtcctCAACGATCTTCACAAAAAAGTTCCCCCTGAGAAGTAGTAATCATTTTCTAGTGGCATTTTCTGGGATGCCAGCTCTAAGTTTCTCCCAACAATGCTCATGACCCAGAGAGGTTactttatttatatatttacacccccggtataggggtgtgtataggtttcactggatgtgtttgtacttctgacttctgacttttgacttttgacttctgacttttgacttctgacttttgactttctctcttctgacttctgacttctgactttctctcttctgacttctgacttctgacttctggtaaggacgggggtgtttttcctacctcggaggaatttcttgttttttaaatttttatttgaatggcttatttttttaagcttCAGAAAATGTCCTGAACTTAATTACCTTCAGATTTAATGTTAATGAAGAGGGGTAGGGGAGGGGCAGCACATCACAGGTATACATGTGCCTTAATAATTCATTCTGCAGATTTCTCTTCACTGTTCAATAATGTCAGAGGCCATTGTAAAAATCGGTGTgcctttaggccaaaaaaaaaaaggtgtggttacggtaacatagcccaaaaaaatagggtaggtaggtaggcaatcactttttatttttttttaacttttttttctaatgtgtacaaattaaacctacttgacagggaaataagtgtgcgactcgggcgctttcgctttcattgcgttttttgcactcggtttttttttttgtttgacaaatgtaataaaaagttataggaccggcccctaaaaatagggtaggtcggtgTCTTGTTCCTTTGTAtgtagagaaagggggaatgtacgttctggctcaccgattccgacagaccctaaatattaacgcaaaataggcttctggactaaacttttactaaaatgaaacatgcgacaaaatcagaaaaatactgcataaatccatacaaaaaaaaatacagtaaagtaaggttgttttgaaccaatgccgggtctgtcggaatcagtaacccagaacgtacattccccctttctcttatacaacattcttaagctcaatacgctctctcatttacaaactttacttcatatgttctttcacttttagaattatatctgatacatg
The sequence above is a segment of the Littorina saxatilis isolate snail1 linkage group LG3, US_GU_Lsax_2.0, whole genome shotgun sequence genome. Coding sequences within it:
- the LOC138961547 gene encoding myosin heavy chain, clone 203-like; the encoded protein is MATGGVDPDLDHRKTCSICLESFRGRHPKLLPCFHTFCLPCLRQLTCDGTQQLSLEGPQNEGERTEGETTKRRTLICPTCRAVTPVPPGGVGYMQNNFYLEEESLSAPACDLCDGEQTAKYSCTKCPNKVCSQCRRYHDKCCQATGLIEINQKQTRDSSSVKKDQQIQLVEKVVKTLRGKKDKLTLESEREKQKIDGDYAKLLQHAGTVHSASQKSLENATECMAERIQRKMDEADSKLRKLQRQCSGQSASSQDVQLDVLSEADVQRYFDVLKEADEETMLEYKLDDTTMSPLMNSLSDFVNTVAQTSHGPGMTSATESPEAASSHLSGNQKTPVEASEQGNTAGQVLVGFLDIATKVDQLSKDFAECKKLVAELQTDNAALHKEMATVTAKNTSLCTTIATLEKDALAQKESNKDLAECGKLVKELQTDTQALHRGMTSTADKNMTLEKEMVALKETSTTTQGDLSSLKTNVTALQKDVGSLSQDVTSEKTDLGQLQKDKTSINRNISSLQTGLSKLKSTVASNQTTVSSLETNLAKATSSVAFHAILAKPVTTKEKTTIVCDHTVTSVGGGYDNKTGVFTAPVTGTYCFMVTTSPNKVDRAVKGRLDVIHKSTRIGYVFCVGDNWSTGHTCAKVNAGEQVYLQTYDGPEYTFGGGWWTTFSGMLLQAEL